The following proteins are co-located in the Pedobacter sp. FW305-3-2-15-E-R2A2 genome:
- a CDS encoding RagB/SusD family nutrient uptake outer membrane protein — protein sequence MKHYSKLFLTIIFSIGLIFNSGCKKQLDLKPKDTLSDVIFYKTPADFKLGANGLYNSLEGFNFSDTETDIAFNNANSLSSGDYLPSETVQSWTDAYYYIRNANNLISQGAGKTDPGIKNYVAEARFFRAYNYWLLFRLFGGVPLITRVLDVDDPELYSPRASRKETVDLILKDLADAALDLPLKSKIAGMDVGRISSGSASALMARVALFEGTWQKYRGADVAEYLNTAINAANAVMSSNEYGLYTAKGAQSYRYLFIEEGDDSKESILDRRHEVNISGQQYPYSVVGTVCYLPTRKLADMYLCKDGLPITKSAQFKGYNTISSEYDNRDPRMTMTMVIPGTSIVEVFNPLVPVINWPNSPQRNGNTGYITYKYLSENVYGNTNNGDNFGYDHHIIRYAEVLMIYAEAQFEKNGMLSDADLDKTVNLIRTRANMPSLSNSFLAANGLDLKTELRRERNVEFALEGFRYDDIRRWKTAETELVQDIKGIKIKGSEWQNIAPYSGAGYQSRTDAMGFLIAQPVSARTFSPDKHYLRPLPTREIALYKGKLTQNPNW from the coding sequence ATGAAACATTATTCTAAACTATTCCTGACCATCATATTCAGCATCGGGTTGATATTTAATTCAGGTTGTAAAAAACAACTGGATCTGAAGCCGAAGGACACCTTATCTGATGTGATCTTCTATAAAACTCCGGCAGATTTTAAGCTCGGAGCAAATGGGTTGTACAACTCGCTGGAAGGCTTTAATTTCAGTGATACCGAAACCGATATTGCTTTTAACAACGCCAATTCCCTGAGTTCCGGAGATTATTTACCCTCAGAAACAGTCCAAAGCTGGACCGATGCTTACTACTACATTCGCAATGCCAATAACCTCATCAGTCAGGGGGCAGGTAAAACCGATCCGGGCATTAAAAACTATGTGGCAGAAGCCCGGTTTTTCAGGGCTTATAACTACTGGCTTTTGTTCCGCCTTTTTGGTGGCGTTCCTTTAATTACCAGGGTGCTTGATGTGGACGATCCGGAGCTGTATAGCCCAAGGGCAAGCAGGAAAGAAACCGTTGATCTGATCCTTAAAGACCTGGCTGATGCAGCGCTGGACCTTCCTTTAAAAAGTAAAATCGCCGGAATGGATGTCGGCCGGATCAGCAGTGGATCCGCCAGCGCACTGATGGCAAGAGTCGCACTATTTGAAGGTACCTGGCAAAAATACAGGGGTGCTGATGTTGCGGAATATTTAAACACGGCCATCAATGCGGCAAATGCAGTAATGAGCAGCAATGAGTATGGCTTGTATACCGCTAAAGGTGCCCAGAGTTACCGCTATCTCTTTATTGAAGAGGGCGATGATTCGAAAGAAAGTATCCTGGACCGCAGGCATGAAGTGAACATCTCCGGACAACAATATCCTTATTCTGTGGTGGGGACGGTTTGTTACCTTCCTACCAGAAAGTTAGCCGATATGTATTTGTGTAAAGATGGATTGCCCATCACAAAGTCTGCACAATTTAAGGGATACAACACCATTAGCTCTGAATATGACAACCGCGATCCGCGGATGACGATGACCATGGTAATTCCGGGGACTTCGATTGTTGAAGTATTCAATCCACTTGTTCCTGTCATTAACTGGCCTAATTCACCTCAACGCAATGGAAATACCGGGTACATCACCTACAAATACCTTTCAGAAAATGTTTACGGGAACACCAATAACGGAGATAATTTCGGATACGACCACCACATCATCCGTTATGCAGAAGTGCTGATGATCTATGCGGAAGCTCAGTTTGAAAAAAATGGGATGCTTTCTGATGCTGATTTGGACAAGACGGTAAATCTGATCCGGACAAGAGCAAATATGCCCTCGCTGAGCAATTCATTTTTAGCCGCTAACGGATTGGACCTGAAGACCGAATTGAGGAGAGAAAGAAATGTAGAATTTGCATTGGAAGGCTTCAGGTATGATGACATCAGAAGGTGGAAAACTGCAGAAACGGAATTGGTGCAGGACATTAAAGGGATTAAAATCAAAGGATCGGAATGGCAAAATATTGCGCCCTATAGTGGAGCTGGTTATCAGTCCAGAACAGATGCGATGGGCTTTTTAATTGCTCAGCCGGTATCGGCGAGAACTTTTAGTCCGGATAAACACTACCTCAGACCATTACCTACAAGAGAAATCGCCTTGTACAAAGGCAAATTGACACAAAATCCAAACTGGTAA
- a CDS encoding sugar porter family MFS transporter, with the protein MMNHNNKRYLGLITLVASLGGLLFGFDMAVISGVLPFVEKKFDLTAFYEGLFVSSALVGCIIGVSFSGSLSDKIGRKKMLFLSAILFLISAIGCSLVHSLDLLIAARLVGGLGVGVASIVVPLYISEIAPAAIRGRLVTCYQLAITAGILIAYVSNSLLLNYSASPSAAGFSALTDLIYVKEVWRGMFSMGGVLAMLFLAGLFFVPESPRWLIRKGRTAEGMTILKALNNGQTEPMEATVAVESKEEQATYKELFSPKLRKAMLLGILLPLFSQLSGINAIIYYGPSILNDAGIALENSFLGQVIFGAANLVFTFIAIWKVDQWGRRPLYLVGTIGAFISLFVTGFLFAQGLTSGWLLVISVTVFLACFAFSIGPLKFVVASEIFPTRIRGKALGISIMVMWVADTIMGQLTPMLLKYAGTPATFWVFSFFCLIAFITVYKLLPETKGKSLEEIESFWEEKKVGS; encoded by the coding sequence ATGATGAACCACAACAACAAACGCTATCTGGGGCTGATTACGCTTGTCGCTTCCTTAGGCGGACTGCTTTTCGGTTTCGATATGGCGGTGATATCGGGTGTATTGCCTTTTGTAGAAAAGAAATTTGATTTAACGGCTTTCTACGAAGGGCTTTTCGTGTCCTCAGCATTGGTAGGTTGCATTATCGGCGTATCCTTTTCAGGAAGCTTAAGCGATAAAATAGGCCGTAAAAAAATGTTGTTCCTCTCTGCCATCCTGTTCCTGATTTCGGCCATAGGATGTTCGCTTGTTCATTCCCTGGATCTGCTGATTGCTGCCCGTTTAGTAGGTGGTCTGGGGGTAGGTGTTGCCTCCATTGTTGTTCCGTTGTACATTTCAGAAATCGCACCGGCAGCCATCAGAGGCCGCCTGGTGACCTGTTATCAACTGGCGATTACGGCGGGTATTTTAATTGCTTATGTGTCCAACTCCCTGTTGTTGAATTATTCTGCCTCGCCATCTGCTGCAGGGTTCTCCGCGCTTACAGACCTTATTTACGTGAAGGAAGTCTGGCGGGGGATGTTCAGCATGGGAGGAGTACTGGCCATGCTGTTTTTGGCAGGATTGTTTTTTGTTCCGGAAAGTCCGAGGTGGCTGATCAGAAAAGGACGTACTGCGGAGGGGATGACCATCCTTAAGGCTTTGAATAATGGACAAACAGAACCAATGGAAGCGACCGTAGCTGTCGAAAGCAAGGAAGAACAGGCGACTTATAAAGAATTGTTTTCTCCGAAACTGAGAAAGGCCATGTTGCTGGGCATCTTATTGCCTTTATTTTCTCAGCTGAGTGGCATCAATGCCATCATCTATTATGGGCCTTCGATTCTGAACGATGCCGGAATTGCCTTGGAGAACTCTTTTCTTGGGCAAGTGATCTTTGGAGCGGCCAATCTGGTCTTCACATTTATAGCGATATGGAAAGTCGATCAATGGGGTAGAAGGCCCCTTTATCTCGTTGGAACAATAGGTGCTTTTATCAGTTTATTTGTCACGGGTTTTCTTTTTGCCCAGGGCCTGACCTCCGGATGGTTACTCGTTATCAGTGTGACTGTTTTTCTGGCCTGTTTTGCCTTTTCTATAGGACCATTAAAATTTGTAGTGGCCTCTGAAATTTTTCCTACCCGAATCCGTGGCAAAGCGCTTGGAATCAGTATTATGGTGATGTGGGTTGCGGATACGATCATGGGACAGCTGACCCCGATGTTACTGAAATATGCAGGGACACCTGCTACGTTTTGGGTCTTCAGCTTTTTCTGTCTGATCGCCTTTATCACCGTTTACAAACTGCTGCCGGAAACAAAAGGAAAATCATTGGAAGAGATCGAGTCTTTTTGGGAGGAGAAAAAGGTGGGATCATAA
- a CDS encoding FecR domain-containing protein: MKQDYDKIITLIAGYNSGEITEAGKKELEDWMALKEHNRLLFERLTSEDQLREELKIIYKFNATDAYSEFERKYIKPAKKLWLSISIAASVLIACTFGGYLYFFPQHPVSQHLPVLAKDIVPGKNAATLILANGQKIALDGVRTGELAREAGVLITKTSDGQLIYEVKDQGNVAGAKTNTLQTARGETYQVRLPDGTQVWINAASTLTYPASFATLKNRTVTLNGEAYFEVAKDASHPFIVKTAQQNLVVLGTHFNVNSYTDEGQTLTTLLEGSVKINEQTLLKPGEQAQLSASGNMRVGKANIAEAIGWKNGFFLFEKDDLPTVMRQISRWYDMDVKYEGKIPKAIFDGKVYRNLNLSKVLEVLKYADVRFRIEGKTIVIMP, encoded by the coding sequence ATGAAACAAGATTACGATAAGATCATTACACTGATTGCCGGTTACAATTCAGGAGAAATTACGGAAGCTGGTAAAAAAGAACTGGAAGATTGGATGGCACTTAAGGAGCATAACCGATTACTCTTTGAGCGGCTAACCTCTGAGGATCAGCTCAGGGAGGAATTGAAAATAATTTATAAGTTCAACGCCACAGATGCCTATTCCGAATTTGAACGTAAATACATCAAACCTGCAAAAAAACTTTGGCTTAGCATCAGTATTGCCGCTTCTGTTTTAATCGCCTGTACCTTTGGTGGATACCTCTATTTCTTTCCTCAACATCCGGTTAGTCAACATCTGCCCGTACTGGCGAAGGATATTGTTCCCGGTAAAAACGCGGCGACGCTAATCCTGGCGAATGGGCAAAAGATCGCATTGGACGGTGTTCGTACTGGTGAACTCGCCAGGGAAGCTGGTGTCCTGATCACGAAAACCAGCGATGGACAGCTCATATATGAGGTTAAAGATCAGGGAAATGTTGCAGGGGCCAAAACAAATACGCTGCAGACAGCCAGGGGAGAGACCTATCAGGTCAGGTTGCCAGACGGAACGCAGGTCTGGATCAATGCAGCCTCCACCTTAACCTATCCGGCTTCCTTTGCTACATTAAAGAACCGAACCGTGACCTTGAATGGAGAAGCCTATTTTGAAGTTGCAAAAGACGCGTCACACCCTTTTATCGTCAAAACAGCTCAGCAAAATCTGGTGGTATTGGGGACACATTTTAATGTCAATAGTTATACGGATGAAGGTCAGACGCTGACCACCTTACTGGAAGGATCAGTAAAAATAAATGAGCAGACCTTGTTGAAACCTGGCGAGCAGGCGCAGTTATCAGCCAGTGGGAACATGAGGGTAGGGAAGGCCAATATCGCCGAAGCCATAGGATGGAAAAACGGATTTTTCTTATTTGAAAAAGATGATTTACCGACGGTGATGCGACAGATCTCGAGATGGTATGACATGGATGTGAAATATGAAGGAAAGATCCCTAAAGCAATTTTTGATGGTAAAGTGTACCGCAACCTGAACCTTTCAAAAGTGCTGGAAGTGTTGAAATATGCCGATGTGAGGTTCAGAATAGAAGGGAAAACCATCGTCATTATGCCCTGA
- a CDS encoding RNA polymerase sigma-70 factor yields the protein MSTVVLDFKQLYLDFYAALCYFAFKILDDQEEAKDIVEDVFLKVLHRKTTASEEENIRAYLYTAVKNSCLNRIKTKTKAKERQWHYNAGLPAEEQAYVEELIQAEVLREVMKVIDKLPGHSGEIIKMSYFEGLKNEEIAAILELSVQTVKNLKSKGLDGLKRYLRPDVFALFLLIYSLEIGYP from the coding sequence ATGTCTACAGTGGTTTTGGATTTTAAACAGTTGTATCTTGATTTTTATGCGGCCCTTTGCTACTTCGCATTTAAGATTTTAGACGATCAGGAGGAAGCAAAAGATATTGTGGAAGATGTATTCCTGAAAGTACTTCACCGTAAAACGACGGCATCTGAAGAGGAGAACATCCGCGCCTATCTGTATACGGCGGTTAAAAATTCCTGTTTAAACCGTATAAAAACCAAGACAAAAGCGAAAGAAAGACAATGGCACTATAACGCTGGCCTGCCTGCAGAAGAGCAGGCTTATGTGGAGGAGCTGATCCAGGCAGAAGTGTTGCGTGAGGTGATGAAAGTCATCGATAAACTACCGGGCCACTCCGGAGAGATCATCAAAATGAGCTATTTTGAAGGCCTTAAAAACGAGGAGATTGCAGCCATTCTGGAGCTTTCCGTACAAACGGTGAAAAATCTAAAATCCAAAGGGCTCGATGGTTTGAAGCGTTATCTCAGACCTGACGTTTTCGCCCTTTTCTTACTTATCTACAGTTTAGAGATCGGTTATCCATAA
- a CDS encoding TonB-dependent receptor: MKLTIFILILSLVNVYASTFGQKVNLEQKNVPLKVVLNTIEAQTGYVFFSRDYDLNKPKISVSLKNVTIHEAVKSVFKGLSIEYKIVDHNIILKGAAKQVSQAFNLDKGLQDTLQIRGNVADQTGKSLPGTSVILKGTKIGTTTDDNGNYALRLPDGNGILVFKFIGFQTKEEPLSGRKQINVRLNDDDSQLQEIVVVGYATKDKASVTGAISQADKKVFESRPLVNASSALQGAVSGLTVVRSSGQPGRQGYDLQIRGFSSVNGNKPLVLIDGVPGDLNGLNPNDIGTVTVLKDAAASIYGARAADGVVLITTKNGVKGPPQVDYSANFGLKMPDYLKEVTTTQQFAEMTNEALLNVGLPGVPEDVFAKIRQGAPADLNKGWVTYLQDYPGFYTDNNWNKILYGNALQQTHNISVTGGGENSAYLFSAGYANDNGVFKYGKNNSDRYNLRMNYDFKLLDKINVQTRNSFNNEIVREPSALGEIMSHSPRLFNFVPLKNTTGQYYTYQGYINPAQQLEEGGIRESNSNAFSFNVKADVEILKGLKITGQAGVNTSNYNDHANTRTFTLYDYEGNIDGYRNPLNSAYYANSRNLFKSYTGLIEYAKVIGNDHNLSLMAGTSFEKNTDLGTDVTGSNFSGNEIFTFGLADQTKADYTSLSGFNTDWALNSYFGRFSYGFKNKLFLDATVRLDGSSKFSPDKRWSAAFPGVSVAYNLSEEKFIKSLNVISNLKFRASWGQAGNQEIKAFSNYGYIPLITVSGGYPLGTPNARFPGAVSGIASDKRTWETIETANLGIDFGFLDNRLTGSIDVYNKENRNMLVNVQVPATLGGTPPSQNLGHLVTKGFDFSLGWKDEVGKVKYSITAILNDSKNKLVELKGNDVLLQGLNFTHQGYSLNSYFGYDFAGIIQNAEQLANYKKLGGIPNNIAIGDVMYRDRDGDGNITPYGDPAKGTKGDLLNLGNTLPRYTFSANLNVSYANFDLSVMMQGVGKQMNIRDGSFAVPMSAIYFQPLQYFHGKNWTPENTDAPYPRLIPGSVGFDGLLGYNWRYSSMRVNNLAYLRFKVITIGYNVPEVFCKKLKLKGIRLYASGQDLFTISKGTWGHSFDPEEGYKTTTEQTYPFTRVTSVGLNVKF; encoded by the coding sequence ATGAAACTGACCATTTTCATATTGATCTTATCACTGGTGAATGTCTATGCCAGTACATTCGGTCAAAAAGTAAATCTCGAGCAAAAAAATGTCCCGCTTAAAGTGGTGTTGAACACCATAGAAGCGCAAACAGGATATGTTTTTTTTAGCCGGGACTATGACCTGAATAAACCTAAAATCAGCGTTTCACTCAAAAATGTAACGATTCATGAGGCGGTAAAGTCGGTATTTAAAGGACTTTCCATTGAATACAAAATTGTAGACCATAACATTATTCTTAAAGGGGCTGCAAAGCAGGTTAGCCAGGCCTTTAATCTCGACAAAGGGCTGCAGGATACCCTTCAGATCAGGGGGAATGTTGCTGATCAGACCGGAAAATCTTTACCGGGAACATCTGTCATCCTGAAAGGAACAAAAATCGGAACAACGACAGACGACAATGGGAATTATGCGCTTCGTTTACCGGATGGAAATGGAATACTTGTCTTTAAATTCATCGGATTTCAGACCAAAGAAGAACCCCTCTCCGGCAGAAAACAGATCAATGTTCGCTTAAATGACGACGATTCGCAGTTGCAGGAAATTGTCGTTGTCGGTTATGCCACAAAGGATAAAGCATCAGTTACGGGGGCAATTTCTCAGGCAGATAAAAAGGTGTTTGAATCGAGACCATTGGTAAATGCATCCAGTGCCTTGCAGGGAGCCGTATCCGGACTTACTGTGGTCAGAAGCAGCGGTCAGCCTGGCCGCCAGGGTTATGACCTTCAGATCCGCGGATTTTCTTCCGTAAATGGGAATAAACCACTGGTGCTGATTGACGGGGTCCCTGGTGACCTCAATGGTTTAAACCCCAATGATATTGGTACAGTTACGGTATTAAAAGATGCGGCAGCATCAATTTATGGGGCACGTGCAGCGGATGGTGTGGTGCTGATTACCACTAAGAATGGCGTAAAAGGTCCTCCACAGGTAGATTATTCCGCAAACTTCGGACTAAAAATGCCCGATTACCTCAAAGAAGTAACCACCACACAGCAATTTGCAGAAATGACCAACGAAGCGCTTCTGAATGTGGGTTTACCAGGAGTGCCGGAGGATGTGTTTGCTAAAATCAGACAAGGTGCTCCTGCAGATCTCAATAAAGGCTGGGTAACTTACCTTCAGGATTATCCGGGCTTTTATACCGACAACAACTGGAATAAAATATTATATGGAAATGCCCTGCAGCAAACGCATAACATCAGTGTAACTGGTGGTGGCGAAAATAGTGCTTATTTATTCTCGGCTGGTTATGCAAATGACAATGGCGTTTTTAAATACGGCAAAAATAACTCAGACCGCTACAACCTGAGGATGAACTATGATTTTAAACTTTTGGATAAGATCAATGTACAGACGCGGAATAGCTTTAACAACGAAATCGTAAGAGAACCTTCTGCACTGGGCGAAATCATGTCGCACAGCCCAAGGTTGTTTAATTTTGTGCCTTTAAAGAATACCACGGGCCAGTATTACACCTACCAGGGCTATATCAATCCTGCGCAGCAACTGGAAGAAGGGGGCATTCGGGAATCCAATTCAAATGCTTTCTCCTTTAATGTTAAAGCAGATGTCGAAATCTTAAAAGGGCTTAAAATTACCGGACAGGCGGGAGTAAATACCAGCAATTACAATGACCATGCAAACACAAGAACCTTTACTTTATACGATTATGAAGGCAATATTGATGGTTATCGAAATCCTCTAAATTCGGCCTATTATGCCAATAGCAGGAATTTGTTTAAGTCCTACACCGGTTTAATTGAATATGCGAAGGTCATTGGAAATGACCATAACCTGAGCCTGATGGCAGGAACGTCTTTCGAAAAGAATACCGATCTGGGAACAGATGTGACGGGTTCCAACTTCAGCGGGAACGAAATCTTTACCTTCGGCTTAGCTGACCAGACCAAAGCAGATTATACGAGTTTAAGCGGCTTTAATACCGACTGGGCATTGAATTCTTATTTTGGAAGGTTCAGCTATGGCTTTAAAAACAAGCTTTTTCTGGATGCTACCGTTCGTTTAGATGGCAGTTCCAAGTTTTCGCCTGATAAACGCTGGAGTGCGGCATTTCCAGGTGTATCAGTAGCCTATAACCTTTCGGAAGAAAAATTCATTAAGTCTTTAAACGTCATCAGTAACCTTAAATTCAGGGCTTCCTGGGGACAGGCAGGAAACCAGGAAATCAAAGCTTTTAGCAATTACGGTTATATTCCGCTGATTACGGTGAGTGGTGGGTATCCTCTTGGTACTCCGAATGCAAGGTTTCCGGGAGCAGTATCAGGTATTGCATCTGATAAAAGAACATGGGAAACCATTGAAACCGCCAACCTTGGAATTGATTTTGGATTTCTGGACAACCGGCTAACGGGCAGCATCGATGTTTACAACAAAGAAAACCGGAATATGCTGGTGAATGTACAGGTTCCTGCAACGTTGGGCGGTACACCACCGAGTCAGAACCTTGGTCATCTGGTGACTAAAGGCTTCGATTTCTCCCTTGGATGGAAAGACGAGGTTGGAAAAGTTAAATACAGCATCACTGCGATATTGAACGACAGTAAGAATAAGCTCGTGGAGCTGAAAGGCAATGATGTATTGCTCCAGGGACTCAATTTTACCCATCAGGGCTACTCCTTAAACAGTTATTTCGGTTATGACTTTGCCGGAATCATTCAAAATGCAGAACAACTGGCGAATTATAAAAAACTGGGTGGCATTCCGAATAACATCGCCATTGGCGATGTCATGTATCGCGATAGGGATGGCGACGGAAATATTACGCCTTATGGAGATCCTGCAAAAGGAACTAAAGGTGACCTGCTGAACCTGGGCAATACGTTACCCCGCTATACCTTTTCTGCAAATTTAAATGTGTCTTACGCAAATTTTGATCTTTCTGTCATGATGCAAGGGGTAGGCAAGCAAATGAACATCAGAGATGGTTCATTCGCCGTGCCGATGAGTGCGATCTATTTCCAGCCACTCCAATATTTTCATGGAAAAAACTGGACCCCGGAAAATACGGATGCGCCCTATCCAAGATTGATTCCCGGATCTGTAGGTTTCGATGGCCTGCTGGGCTACAACTGGAGATACTCTTCCATGCGGGTAAACAATCTGGCCTACCTGCGCTTCAAGGTCATCACCATCGGGTATAATGTGCCTGAAGTTTTTTGTAAAAAGCTAAAGCTCAAAGGGATCAGATTGTATGCCAGCGGACAGGATCTGTTTACCATTTCCAAAGGAACATGGGGACATTCTTTTGATCCGGAAGAAGGGTATAAGACCACCACTGAGCAAACCTATCCTTTTACCAGGGTAACTTCTGTTGGCCTGAATGTTAAATTTTAG
- a CDS encoding class I mannose-6-phosphate isomerase translates to MIEDSENIPETKTNEEMGINNWRRSSQPLLPIDAGNVSNSKNYEPTPFFKLGSQKIANGFEELTSWIIQQGAVLIDGYGGVFFKEIQLQIQKELDQRGISVKWHQMSDYFKPETEIEQLTAPFLGGENEVWGRKTDLELKDFFRYDEILAIEKEETKLLNIIIGAGAGLVKWDAPVIYFEIPKNEIQYRMKAGVVTNLGSSITDPPFYLYKRFYFVDWVVLNSHRSALLNRISVVADGQWLDEVNWILKEELEKGLRQLSHAVLRARPWFESGSWGGQWMKTHLEGLNKEEINYAWSFELITPENGVVLESDGKLLEITFDLLMELESQAILGKHAAQFGTYFPIRFDFLDTFQGGNLSIQCHPSKAYIQDNFGETITQDETYYIMDCEPDAKVYLGFQEDINPEEFRNELESSQRNNEKIEIGKYVQSFPSRKHELFLIPGGTVHSSGTNNMVLEISATPYIFTFKMYDWLSLGLDGKPRPINIEHAFNNLRFERKGAKVREELISKQQVIEKGTDWELVKLPTHQDHFYEIERVEFDTELLIATEEKCHILMLVEGTAISAEVKDGDAYRFNYAETFIVPAATGSYKLINHGKLRAKVIKVFLKDQLLG, encoded by the coding sequence ATGATTGAAGATTCTGAAAATATACCCGAAACAAAAACTAATGAGGAGATGGGGATAAATAACTGGCGACGGAGTTCGCAACCATTGTTGCCTATAGATGCTGGTAATGTATCGAATAGTAAAAACTATGAACCGACACCTTTTTTCAAGTTAGGAAGCCAAAAGATAGCGAATGGATTTGAAGAACTGACCAGTTGGATCATTCAGCAAGGTGCTGTCCTCATTGATGGTTACGGCGGGGTGTTTTTTAAAGAAATACAGCTTCAGATTCAAAAGGAACTTGATCAACGTGGCATTTCCGTGAAATGGCACCAGATGTCGGATTACTTTAAACCCGAAACAGAAATTGAACAATTGACTGCTCCTTTTCTGGGTGGCGAAAATGAGGTCTGGGGTAGGAAAACCGATCTTGAATTGAAGGATTTCTTCAGGTATGATGAAATTTTAGCGATAGAAAAAGAAGAAACAAAGTTGCTGAATATCATTATAGGTGCAGGGGCAGGGTTAGTAAAATGGGATGCTCCTGTCATCTATTTTGAAATCCCTAAAAATGAAATTCAGTATCGGATGAAAGCCGGGGTGGTCACTAACCTGGGCAGCAGCATTACTGATCCCCCTTTTTATCTCTATAAGCGGTTTTACTTTGTAGACTGGGTAGTGCTTAACAGCCATAGATCGGCATTGCTAAACAGGATTTCTGTCGTTGCTGATGGACAATGGTTGGATGAGGTCAACTGGATATTAAAAGAAGAGCTGGAGAAAGGATTGCGCCAACTGAGTCATGCGGTATTGAGGGCCAGGCCCTGGTTTGAAAGTGGCTCATGGGGTGGTCAATGGATGAAAACGCATCTCGAAGGCCTGAATAAGGAAGAAATTAATTACGCCTGGTCATTTGAACTGATTACGCCTGAAAATGGGGTTGTATTGGAAAGCGACGGGAAGTTACTGGAGATTACCTTCGACCTTTTAATGGAACTGGAGTCTCAAGCCATCCTGGGTAAACATGCAGCGCAGTTTGGAACGTATTTCCCCATCAGGTTCGATTTTCTGGATACTTTTCAGGGCGGAAACCTTTCCATTCAATGTCATCCTTCAAAGGCATATATACAGGATAACTTTGGCGAGACGATTACCCAGGATGAAACCTATTACATCATGGATTGTGAGCCGGATGCGAAAGTTTACCTTGGTTTTCAGGAGGATATCAATCCGGAAGAATTTCGCAACGAACTGGAAAGCAGTCAACGGAATAATGAAAAGATCGAGATCGGGAAGTATGTTCAGAGCTTTCCATCCCGTAAACACGAATTGTTTTTAATTCCCGGCGGAACTGTCCACAGCTCCGGAACCAACAATATGGTGCTTGAAATCAGTGCGACACCTTATATTTTTACTTTTAAAATGTACGATTGGTTGTCCCTGGGACTGGATGGAAAACCGCGGCCCATCAATATAGAACATGCATTTAACAACCTGCGCTTTGAACGTAAAGGGGCAAAGGTCCGGGAAGAATTAATTTCTAAGCAGCAGGTGATAGAAAAAGGAACAGACTGGGAGCTGGTAAAATTGCCTACCCATCAGGACCACTTTTACGAAATAGAAAGGGTAGAATTTGATACAGAGCTGCTGATCGCTACAGAAGAGAAGTGTCATATCCTGATGCTGGTAGAAGGAACCGCCATTTCAGCGGAAGTTAAGGATGGGGATGCCTACCGGTTTAATTATGCAGAGACTTTCATTGTACCTGCAGCAACGGGTAGTTACAAACTGATCAATCACGGAAAGCTTCGGGCCAAAGTGATTAAGGTTTTCCTTAAAGACCAGCTCCTGGGCTAA